Genomic segment of Gloeocapsa sp. PCC 7428:
GACGTTTGAAACTTATCAAGATTTTGGTAAAGAACAACCAAAATTAGAAGCTGCTAGTACTCCTGAAGTTGAGGAAATTGCTGATAGCGATCGCTTTGATGAATATGATTTTGATGCTGCGCCTTATTAAGTAAATAGCGAGGGGACAAGTAAAATGTCCCCACCACTTGAGTTTATTTCAGTAACAAATAATACAAGTGTCCACGATGACCAGTCACTCCAGCGCGATCGCCTGCTAGTTTACCTGTTCCCATGAAATAATCTACTCGCCCTGGTCCTTTAATTGCACCACCGGTATCTTGATCTAAGACGTAGCGGCTCACAAGGCGATATTCCATGCTACCTGTAAAATCGTTAGGAAACGGTAGTTGCGTATGAATCAATGCTAAAGCACCAGGCGGCATCAGCGATTTATCTGTTGCGATCGAACGATCTGCGGTGACGGGTACTCCCAAAGATCCAACGGCTGGCGCACCTCCTGTTTCTCGGAAGAACACAAAGCCACGATTACGCGGTAAATAGTTATTGAGTTCTATCGGGTACTGCATAAAGTAGTTAATCATCACTGGCAAAGTTAAACCCGCTAACGGTAATTTGCCGTCTTTAGCTAATTCTTTACCAATGCTGGTGTAAGGGTAGTCTGTCTTGCCTGCAAACCCGATCGAAATCATTTTTCCATCAGCGAGTTGCAGCCGTGCTGAACCTTGAATTTGGGCTAAAAATGCTTCTAGGCGATCGCGTAACCAAACTATTTCTAACCCCTTGAGTCTACTTTTGTCGCCCAACAAACCATCTTTACCTTCAAGTTCTTGGCGAGTGGGGTGCGGTTTGCGCCAAGATTTGAAATTTGGCGGTAGTCGATACAACGGATAACGAAATTCTGCGGTGGGAACGCGGCTGGCTTGATAAATCGGTTCATAGTAAGCCGTGTAAAGAACATCGCCTTTGCCGTCTCGTCCTGTAGACTGGTAAAACATGAACTCACGCGATACCGCAGCTTGCAGTTCTTCGGGTGAATTTGAACGCACAACTAATTGCCGAAAACGCTCTAAACTACGTTGAACGCGATCGCGGGTAATTCCCGTTCCTCGATAGCGTCGATACGCGGCTGTCGCTGCTGGAGATTTAATATAACGTAAACTATGATCGATTGATGTTAGTAATGCGTGTTTATCTCCAGGTTGACCGCTTTGACCCCAAAAAATTTGCTCATCTAACCCTAATATTTCAGTTTGACAACAATCAGTATTTTGCTTTTGGACGCGTTGAGCATCAGAAACAGGTCGCAATGGTATCCGCGCCACCGCTGGTACTGTCGTCAAGATAGCAGCGGCTAAACTTAGGGTCATTAAAGCCGTTTTTTTTCTCATCGTTCACTCCACACTAAAATCGTTCCACACTAGAGCTAAATATCGGCTCCACCCGAATTGCTACAATCCTCGATGGACGCACCACAAGGTACTCTCCTTGAATATTTTTGATCGGTACGCTAATAAAGTCATTAGAAGCTGCCTTTGGTGTTAATTCACTGCTGTACCACTTCTGAAATTCTTGGATTGTCGGAAAACGCACTTCTTCTCTGTGTCCGCCCTCGATGAGAAGATGTACCACGTATTCGTTAGGAGTTCTCGGCATACAAATAACGTTAATTTACGAATGCATCGCATTCATTTCTAACTGACTCAACTCGAAATTGAGAAGAGGCGGTAGAAAGGGGTCAGGGGTCAGGGTTAAAATAGGCTACCACAATTTAGCTAAGAACTAGGAGTAAAACGCTAGTCAAAGCTCAATTAGACTTTAGCCTCTACCTTCTCAGCAAACCAAATTACGTAAATAAGTTGAATCGCTGAAGTTGTGTTTCCATGACTTGAGGCAGTATTGTACCAAGTTCTTTGCTGTTATTGAATTGCAATAATTGGTAATTAGGTAAATCAAAGGGAAGTTGTCCAGCTAAATCTTTTCGCTGCATCTGTGCGAGAACAATTTGTTCGGTTCGCTTGCTTTGGATCGCATAGCCAATTTCAACACAGACATTCGGGCTAGGAATAAGCTGCGCCTTTTCTTTGCTTTCAATACTTGTAATCGGTGTACTATCGGCAATAAATAATAAACTTTTACGAATCTTTCGCATCGCGGTGCTATTTAAGCGTACAGAGCTATCACCAGAGCGTTGTGATTCAATTAAAGACAATTCGATCCGCGATCGCTTATTTAAGGTAGCGATCGCTTTTTGTAATTCTTCTCTTAAAGCTTCACTAGAAGCTGCATACTCGGTTTGATAACAAAAAAAGATTGTTGGTTCTAACGACGCCATGACCGTCTGCTTTGTGAAATAAATTTCATGGCTACTCAGGTCAATATTCGCGATTGTATAACCACCGCTACCTTCAATGTAAAATTCAACGTTCTCTCCTTGTAAGTAACGCTGAAACCATGTCGATTGTTTAACTTGCTCGCGATCTTCTAAAAAATCTGCCCTAAGCGCAGATTTTAATAAACTGTTTTTGCTGAGGCGCAGATCGTGAGGACGTTTTTCTAATTCTTCAAGCGGTTCATATTCGTGAATATACCAAGCTTTTAGAGCAATAATCGCCATACCGTGCGCTGTTTATGCTGACTTCATGTTCATTACTCTTAAAATTCTACTCTAAAGCAAAACAACACCCAAAACTCTACTAGCTAAGACACTCCCTCTTATAAAATTAGCTTCCCAGGGTTGTATCCATTAGAATACATCGCCCCCAATTGCCAGCTTGAGGAAATATTAGCATTCGACTTGGGTGTCGTTTTTTGTTTGACGAGACAGATGATAGTTAAACAGCGCTTTTACCTCTTATACTAGTTTGTTTTCTTCTTAGGCTGTTGTATCTGCCAGGGAAGCTTTAGAAGCTTCAATTACTAAGTTAAACACTTAGCTATCAAGATGCAAGCGGATGCAATCAAACTTTACTTTATCTACTTCTAAAACAATGGATAACTAAGCAGGTGAAGGACAAGTAGCAGACCATTGTTTACTGATGAAATAGACGAATTCAAAAAGTAATAACTCAGCCAATATAAAGTTATATAAACAGTTGGACTCTCATAGTTAAACTCAAAAAACGATAGCAAACAGCGATCGCTTCTCAAAAATAAAGACAATTTCGTTAGCAGTAGTTGTTTGCAGTATATACTGTACGGATTTGTTCGCGCACACTCATGAGAACTTGTCCTAGATGGTTCTGACCTGTTTTATCTACACCGCAACCCCAGTAATAATCGGTAGGTGAATTTTCCACAAGCAGCGTGTCGCCGGTAGCAAGTAAAATTGCTTGAATGTCTTTGTGGGTGAGAAATTTTTGTAATACAGCTTCGCGCATGACAGAAATTTTGACTTGTTCCCAGTCAGGGCGCACTTGGCGCGTACAGTCACGTCCTAACGCTGCGGCTTCCTCTGGCGTTTTTACGGCGTGAATGACAGGAATAATTGCGGCTTCTGCGGTTCCCACAAACTTTTGTGCTTGATAGTAGTGTTCGACGGTTTGCCAGTGCTTACCTTGTAAAAAAACTCCATGAGGTGAAAAATTGGAGAAACAGCCGTAAGGCTCATTCACTTTATAAAAGTAAATCGTCATCTTCCGCAAATCTCTGACACGCCAAGTTCTATCATGCCTGTAGATAGAGCAAGCACTGAAATTTCTCATTTAAATTAAATGGCAGCAAGTACTGCAAGGTAGTCGCTGTTGTCACAAGGTGAGGTTTCCGTATGGAGGTGAATAACGAGAAGACGCAACGCTACAGCCCATTAGTGGCTGCTGGTGTTTTTCTCGGTCTAGGTTTAGGAGGGTTCTTCGATGGCATTTTACTGCACCAAATCCTCCAGTGGCATCATATGTTAAGTAGCGTTCGACCTGCTACAACTGTTCCAGAATTAGAGCTAAATATGGTTGGGGATGGTTTATTCGAGGCAGGTACATGGGTTATGACGATTGTCGGAGTTATTTTACTCTGGCGCGCAGGTAAGCGTGAAGATGTCCCTTGGTCGTCTCGTACTTTTTTTGGCTCCATTCTTGTCGGTGCAGGACTATTTAATTTAATAGAAGGATTGATTGACCATCAGATTCTTGGCATTCACCACGTAAAACCAGGTGTAAACGAGTTGCTTTGGGATATCGGCTTTCTCGTTGTTGGGGCAACTCTCGCAATCGTGGGATGGTTGTTAATTCGCGCTGATCAGCTTTCTGGCGATCGCCAATTCTCTTAGTTCGCCATCTGAGGGAAAGTATAAACGTCGTTGCACTTCATAAGTTGGCATCGCGACGCCATAAGTTTTTTGCGATCGCCAACGGACGTATTTCTCAACCTTTACATAATCTCCAGTTTATCGATCAACTTACCGTATTTTGTTTTTTTAGTTTATTCTACTTCTAATTGAATCCTAATTCATTTACATTACAAAATCACAAATTCCAGATATTATTTAGATTTTTTAGATTGATTGAGCCTGTAACGCAATCCCTGCAATGTTTTTGTTAAGACAGTTTGGTTACTTCATGGCTTTTGCATAGACAAATTGATCTCAGCAAACTTACCAATTTCCCTGCTTGCTTTTCTAAATTTGCTGTGCGATACTGCTGTTTACTAGCAAATAACGGTAAGCCTACCGAATTACCGTAGATTAAATATAGGGTGGATGCATGAGTAAGCTAGCTGTCGAAAATGTGGTTACAAGCCAGCACACCAAGAAACATCAAGATCTAGAAGATAAGACTCCACACGCTCAAAAACGCTTGCCAAACATCATTTTGTTTCTTGCAGACGACCTAGGGTATGGCGATCTTGGGTGTTATGGACAGAAGCAAATAAAAACACCTCATCTCGATCAGATGGCAAGCGAGGGAATGCGGTTTACCAATTTTTATTCTGGCAGTACAGTTTGCGCGCCTTCGCGCTGCACGCTGATGACGGGCTATCATACAGGTCATTGCCGGATACGTGGGAACAACGGTGCAGATGACATTTCGCTACACGCCGAAGACATTACTGTAGCGCAGGTTCTTAAAGCCGCAGGATACACAACTGCAATGTTTGGTAAATGGGGTCTAGGAGGACCTG
This window contains:
- a CDS encoding murein transglycosylase A is translated as MRKKTALMTLSLAAAILTTVPAVARIPLRPVSDAQRVQKQNTDCCQTEILGLDEQIFWGQSGQPGDKHALLTSIDHSLRYIKSPAATAAYRRYRGTGITRDRVQRSLERFRQLVVRSNSPEELQAAVSREFMFYQSTGRDGKGDVLYTAYYEPIYQASRVPTAEFRYPLYRLPPNFKSWRKPHPTRQELEGKDGLLGDKSRLKGLEIVWLRDRLEAFLAQIQGSARLQLADGKMISIGFAGKTDYPYTSIGKELAKDGKLPLAGLTLPVMINYFMQYPIELNNYLPRNRGFVFFRETGGAPAVGSLGVPVTADRSIATDKSLMPPGALALIHTQLPFPNDFTGSMEYRLVSRYVLDQDTGGAIKGPGRVDYFMGTGKLAGDRAGVTGHRGHLYYLLLK
- a CDS encoding NADAR family protein, whose amino-acid sequence is MTIYFYKVNEPYGCFSNFSPHGVFLQGKHWQTVEHYYQAQKFVGTAEAAIIPVIHAVKTPEEAAALGRDCTRQVRPDWEQVKISVMREAVLQKFLTHKDIQAILLATGDTLLVENSPTDYYWGCGVDKTGQNHLGQVLMSVREQIRTVYTANNYC
- a CDS encoding DUF2243 domain-containing protein, encoding MEVNNEKTQRYSPLVAAGVFLGLGLGGFFDGILLHQILQWHHMLSSVRPATTVPELELNMVGDGLFEAGTWVMTIVGVILLWRAGKREDVPWSSRTFFGSILVGAGLFNLIEGLIDHQILGIHHVKPGVNELLWDIGFLVVGATLAIVGWLLIRADQLSGDRQFS